The following proteins are co-located in the Betta splendens chromosome 9, fBetSpl5.4, whole genome shotgun sequence genome:
- the gas1a gene encoding growth arrest-specific protein 1a has translation MASRGAWAQGAGGAARPLGCLLLLFGCLCVASPPHGRRLICWQAIMNCQAEPECNYAYEHYTRACGPVLSGQRKRCPSHCIASLVQLNLTRSGPALEDCNCAHDSVCARTKRAIEPCLPRTTSTGCTEARRQCERDQQCSSTMQDYLNHCGKLFSGAVCTNACRNVIANMRKIPKGQQLDTCVCDGAERAICEFVKSSMKALCFDAPVREPCCSGDYDGEGDDEDDSVEVDYPEELESGAAASAPRCALTLLPSVLALFNLT, from the coding sequence ATGGCGAGCCGCGGCGCCTGGGCGCAGGGCGCCGGCGGAGCCGCGCGGCCTCTCGgctgcctgctcctgctcttcGGGTGCCTGTGCGTGGCCTCGCCGCCCCACGGCCGGCGGCTGATATGCTGGCAAGCCATCATGAACTGCCAAGCCGAGCCCGAGTGCAACTACGCGTACGAGCACTACACGCGCGCGTGCGGCCCCGTGCTCAGCGGCCAGAGGAAGAGGTGTCCCAGCCACTGCATCGCCTCGCTCGTGCAGCTCAACCTCACCAGGAGCGGCCCGGCGCTGGAGGACTGCAACTGCGCGCACGACTCCGTGTGCGCCAGAACCAAGCGGGCCATCGAGCCGTGCCTGCCCCGGACCACCAGCACCGGCTGCACGGAGGCGCGGCGCCAGTGCGAGCGCGACCAGCAGTGCAGCTCCACCATGCAGGACTACCTGAACCACTGCGGGAAGCTCTTCAGCGGCGCGGTGTGCACCAACGCCTGCCGCAACGTGATCGCCAACATGCGCAAAATACCCAAGGGTCAGCAGCTGGACACGTGCGTGTGCGACGGCGCGGAGCGGGCCATCTGCGAGTTCGTGAAGAGCAGCATGAAGGCGCTGTGCTTCGACGCTCCCGTCCGGGAACCGTGCTGCAGCGGCGACTACGACGGGGAGGGCGACGACGAGGACGACTCCGTGGAAGTGGACTAcccggaggagctggagtccGGAGCCGCTGCCTCGGCGCCCCGCTGCGCGCTGACCCTGCTGCCGTCCGTTCTGGCCCTTTTCAACCTCACCTGA